In Bombus vancouverensis nearcticus chromosome 1, iyBomVanc1_principal, whole genome shotgun sequence, a single genomic region encodes these proteins:
- the LOC117159488 gene encoding uncharacterized protein LOC117159488 isoform X3 produces MAGGRGNNSQSGNLDRIHQWLCCHQLYASVKPEPPSSETFKKHQRIEKSRIVAKSLNDLQDNILRLLYSNSNFSKEERLLVEHILRTYTSDLVNAPSDNKVLDINKRYVDCTTPDCHSKSIESIRNVREYATVDISPTVSDMADSGLETGSVSPHENTTSENSSTDFEELQVTEYASGNDDLDKIRANRRVHNKDQKVVSKNERYNLTNNYNSHIKNLVESGLMECGSNDNSATSCSFDAEQPQLDSSSSSTDNAQKAKSNTDEIFQYENQVLSDPFYESDCGSDENESFEFINVGNASSPNTNVEQSCVKEEPTEKSEDEKMCHSSYSQAENVPSENANHEVSHDTRNQKSSCNTSNYYFIDASTLNDEIEVPTSNVVKTKYNEKSHPYVSYSSKYIASTSNDLADEQYYKFTPLKTTNLQTGHERIAEFEKELKLTEYLEPLTDTRRIRRTDSVSEDKINVETNKESLAVEIKEADSGESAHPSPCPDNNKNINNDRHVVTRISNDNDNASAIIVAKKETIEETNDKQTTNKTDDTRRPSLIRRNTFELDSNDEKLSVLRQEYERRQGNLVFQNAIPQYSGHRVDGDSCFNPPDEPSIPISNVLNKFPIDVQIPTSSQYHTIPYLPRDNGKYESNQTPSENNNSLQTKTNIIYPVTKSASDEVVMDYHAELDNDSSNCSSSLPVTLSCILEKDSRTDTIKKTKCDETMPIISGGVSTSDYSKPTDSPTVRRKTESTPIVSGGSVIMNEPEVKMRPTRMSSSMTAWVVDMSDCNKNESKLPNNSHAGMSQSFSNSECIKKPVRKTSGHEKHGSLGFFVNLKDMDRKPILQQQSYSTDKKEQNGCSKSYCEFYVDISGTSNAPKNKKIEVEEPTVKPEKFNESGDKKNIFSMFIDLSDPPKNKENIVPPSHRRSFSAFSDKQIETKLDDTNSSENSITTREDQSSSEQKCVREKAKPSVFMYIESDSPVVRRRTLSSSRPAFKRHSWNVDKTQGVNNNGHVAKELMFRKEHKRAHSLSVDRGDLKKLRAKPSSSSHSLSDTAKQESVTQKNSKLLQEGNNGPSNMDTSSEDVFEFDVRDTPPNSHVEVINEELRVSVKEHEYTELKTERVTENLNATDAKTYEDEYSETSAWEKTCTESTEGQTRKSETFDISSGSGPSPDSDNHDYELSELLNGEVPNINRPQVVPAVGSKISETHKSLNETIKKIESELKNSDYVKPETEYDNHNITSKKNERTTAHSTKTTTSNFVRLSDLDKTPVVSHSTDMLTVKEDKSTYRMCNSIPETSWIESKLVMSRTNGSVRPLPRKFTSIMSTSLPSKQKSPLEDLTGEYDGEGIISESDLSSMQSSMGRSGAEGSTEETETSSLAGSRPYNRLGEDLLRMFLEEINPDVTIDVAGRRIRAHKCILSSRCQYFAAILSGGWIENAGNVISLQGYSYDAVHFALCHIYSGESNIPDSISIVELATLADMLCLEGLKEIIGYTLKVKYCHLFHKPCQICAVGVLECMPLAAAYGLDEVYRKSLRWVTRHFVRIWPCKAFATLPKELMAKCYHQHIVHMSTDNVLQTMMDCDKLLATLPNVRWAEPVFRMVSNLLETSVKFLSDNFSGVLGNENFQSLGRELTWNISRLEDNFLAAAERLPPEQACKSYSKLNKMLTSAQQDEVQDKIKWGPLFVDFLKKIQSRVEKCLVRDAARAARTTTWLKMDLELRRRIQELACLVILPHETSKRQSRHSNFIKETRPASSRSTITNRSLDLKRVKMAISEHNHKTLKQMAVAQQQQQQQQQPKKVFNKPKSDPLERKMQNDKQATTDTTNSRPKSWPNKLEVKSRYLEPRNKSVPKETTQPVHQEKVMVQQRRKIMISSSDSSRTSSPAMKRATDKKPLAKIKLPIKKDVKALSSDSLTESNASRTNTKNDSISKSCGITRPESPSFKQKNTEIGLSVDSLAESKNKPTVVKKKATKMDTSMSTDSLMTEITTTPKSNTSNKLSPTLGKTINKAQSYDKTAKKSSPPMQQKNLLTATRRPRRSLESSTAASRSRAAAISAYHLRRNLLDAAKTPDIPSKSLNNVSCKTVTMRSITQSTVNHPNIMREKKEGVTTQQSSESPSKRSSPKSCGTSKINKPTVTNKRTTTTKTSSDEKVKNKCHNGEVPKQPTVGSRSGTFLKDEPTILKKADIKSSQINT; encoded by the exons ATGGCTGGAGGCAGGGGCAACAACAGTCAAAGTGGAAATTTAGACAGAATACATCAATGGCTATGTTGCCATCAACTTTATGCTTCTGTCAAGCCTGAACCTCCTTCCAgtgaaacatttaaaaaacaTCAACGTATAGAAAAGAGCCGAATTGTTGCAAAAAGTCTTAATGATCTGCAAGATAATATTTTGAG GCTTTTATACAGCAATTCAAACTTTTCGAAAGAAGAACGATTATTGGTAGAACATATTTTGCGTACTTATACCTCAGATCTTGTGAATGCACCGTCTGATAATAAAGTTTTAGACATCAATAAAAG ATATGTGGATTGCACAACACCAGACTGTCATTCAAAAAGCATTGAAAGTATAAGAAATGTAAGAGAATATGCTACTGTGGATATAAGTCCCACTGTATCCGATATGGCTGATTCTGGATTAGAAACAGGTTCTGTAAGTCCACACGAAAATACTACGTCTGAAAATTCGAGTACTGATTTTGAGGAACTACAAGTCACAGAATATGCTTCTGGGAATGATGATTTGGATAAGATACGCGCCAATAGACGCGTACACAACAAAGATCAAAAAGTAGTTTCAAAAAATGAACGCTATAATCTGACTAACAATTATAACAGCCATATAAAAAATCTGGTAGAATCAGGATTAATGGAATGTGGTTCAAACGATAATAGTGCAACAAGTTGTTCTTTTGATGCAGAACAACCACAATTAGATTCGTCCAGTTCATCTACAGATAACGCTCAAAAGGCGAAGTCAAATAcagatgaaatttttcaatatgaAAACCAAGTACTTAGCGATCcattttacgagtcagactgtGGAAGTGATGAAAATGAATCGTTTGAATTTATTAATGTTGGTAATGCGTCTTCTCCAAATACCAATGTAGAACAGAGTTGCGTGAAGGAAGAACCTACGGAAAAATCGGAAGACGAGAAAATGTGTCATTCCAGTTATTCACAAGCTGAAAATGTTCCATCAGAAAATGCAAATCACGAAGTATCACACGATACACGCAATCAAAAAAGTTCCTGTAATACAAGTAATTATTACTTTATTGATGCATCAACCCTCAATGATGAAATAGAAGTTCCAACTTCCAATGTAGTAAAAACTAAATACAATGAAAAATCACATCCATATGTTTCTTATTCTTCTAAATATATTGCAAGTACATCTAATGATCTCGCCGATGAGCAATATTACAAGTTCACACCTCTTAAGACAACTAATTTGCAAACTGGACACGAACGAatagcagagtttgaaaaagaGTTGAAACTTACAGAATATCTGGAACCACTTACGGACACGCGAAGAATAAGAAGAACTGATTCTGTGTCAGAAGACAAAATTAACGTTGAAACAAACAAAGAATCTTTAGCCGTAGAAATTAAGGAGGCGGATAGTGGTGAAAGCGCGCATCCTTCTCCTTGTCCtgacaataataaaaatataaataacgatCGACACGTCGTAACACGAATAagtaacgataacgataacgcaAGTGCGATAATAGTGGCTAAAAAGGAAACAATCGAAGAAACGAACGATAAGCAAACGACAAATAAAACGGATGATACACGACGACCTTCGCTTATTAGGAGGAATACGTTTGAGCTGGACTCGAACGACGAAAAGCTTTCAGTGCTACGGCAGGAATATGAACGACGACAAGGTAATCTCGTATTCCAGAATGCTATTCCTCAATATTCAGGACATCGTGTTGATGGCGATTCATGTTTTAATCCACCGGACGAACCTTCAATTCCGATAAGCAACGTATTAAATAAGTTTCCAATTGATGTTCAAATTCCAACTAGTAGTCAGTATCATACAATACCATATCTTCCACGAGATAATGGAAAATATGAAAGTAATCAGACACcatcagaaaataataattctttgcAAACTAAAACTAACATAATTTATCCGGTAACCAAAAGTGCTAGTGATGAAGTAGTTATGGATTATCATGCAGAACTGGATAATGATTCAAGCAATTGTAGTAGCAGTTTACCTGTTACATTAAGTTGCATTCTAGAAAAAGATAGCAGAACAGATACGATAAAAAAGACTAAGTGTGACGAAACTATGCCTATTATTTCCGGTGGAGTTAGCACTTCGGACTATTCTAAGCCTACTGATAGCCCCACTGTGCGCCGAAAAACAGAATCGACACCGATCGTTTCTGGTGGCTCTGTTATTATGAACGAACCCGAGGTGAAGATGAGACCCACGAGAATGTCTTCGTCTATGACTGCATGGGTGGTTGATATGAGTgactgtaacaaaaatgaaTCCAAACTACCGAATAATTCTCATGCAGGAATGTCTCAAAGTTTTTCAAATTCAGAATGCATAAAGAAACCGGTAAGGAAGACAAGCGGTCATGAAAAGCATGGCAGCTTAGGATTTTTCGTTAATTTGAAAGATATGGATCGCAAACCTATTTTGCAGCAGCAAAGTTATTCAACAGATAAGAAAGAACAGAATGGATGTAGTAAATCTTATTGTGAATTTTACGTTGATATATCTGGTACAAGTAATGCaccaaaaaataagaaaatagaaGTAGAAGAACCTACTGTCAAACCTGAAAAGTTTAATGAAAGCGGCGACAAGAAAAACATTTTTTCTATGTTCATTGATTTAAGCGATCCACCaaagaacaaagaaaatattGTACCACCTTCACATAGGAGAAGCTTTTCCGCATTCTCTGACAAACAGATAGAAACAAAGTTGGATGATACTAATTCTAGCGAAAATAGTATCACGACGAGAGAAGATCAATCATCGAGTGAACAGAAATGTGTCAGAGAAAAAGCGAAACCGAGCGTCTTCATGTATATAGAATCTGATTCTCCGGTGGTAAGAAGGAGAACTTTGTCGTCATCACGGCCGGCGTTTAAACGACATTCCTGGAATGTTGATAAAACGCAAGGCGTTAACAACAATGGGCATGTTGCGAAAGAATTAATGTTTAGGAAAGAACACAAACGCGCACACAGTCTGTCCGTAGATCGGGGAGACTTAAAGAAGTTACGAGCAAAGCCTAGTTCTTCGAGTCACTCTTTAAGTGACACAGCAAAACAAGAATCTGTTACCCAGAAAAATTCTAAACTTCTTCAAGAAGGTAATAACGGTCCAAGTAATATGGACACATCTTCAGAAGATGTTTTTGAGTTTGATGTGAGAGACACACCTCCGAACTCTCACGTTGAAGTGATCAACGAAGAACTTCGTGTCAGTGTGAAAGAACATGAGTACACGGAGTTAAAAACAGAAAGAGTCACGGAAAATCTTAATGCTACCGATGCTAAGACATACGAGGATGAATATTCGGAAACATCGGCGTGGGAGAAAACGTGTACAGAGAGTACTGAGGGACAAACACGCAAAAGTGAAACATTTGATATTAGTAGCGGTAGTGGTCCATCCCCTGATAGTGACAATCATGACTATGAATTATCAGAACTATTGAACGGAGAAGTGCCAAACATAAATCGACCACAAGTAGTTCCTGCTGTAGGTAGTAAAATATCAGAAACGCATAAGTCTTTAAATGAAACTATCAAAAAGATTGAAAGCGAATTGAAAAATTCAGATTATGTAAAGCCAGAGACAGAATATGATAATCATAATATAACAtcaaaaaaaaatgaaaggacTACAGCACACAGTACGAAAACAACAACTTCCAACTTCGTTCGATTGTCTGATTTGGATAAAACACCCGTGGTTTCTCATTCTACGGACATGTTGACTGTAAAAGAAGATAAAAGTACCTATCGTATGTGCAACAGTATTCCAGAAACTTCGTGGATTGAAAGTAAATTAGTAATGTCTAGAACTAACGGATCCGTTAGACCACTTCCTAGAAAATTTACTTCAATCATGAGTACTTCCCTTCCATCTAAACAGAAATCTCCGCTTGAGGACTTAACAGGGGAGTATGATGGAGAAGGAATTATATCAGAATCTGATCTGAGCAGCATGCAGAGTAGCATGGGTCGTTCTGGTGCTG AAGGAAGTACAGAAGAAACTGAAACATCTAGTTTGGCAGGAAGTAGACCATACAATAGATTGGGAGAAGATTTATTAAGAATGTTCTTAGAAGAAATCAATCCAGATGTTACAATTGACGTAGCTGGACGTCGTATAAGAGCTCACAAATGTATATTGAGTTCCCGATGTCAATATTTTGCGGCGATCCTTAGTGGTGGGTGGATCGAAAATGCAGGAAATGTTATTTCTCTGCAAGGATATTCTTACGATGCGGTACATTTTGCATTGTGTCACATATACAGCGGAGAAAGCAACATACCAGATTCCATAAGTATTGTTGAATTAGCTACGTTAGCTGATATGTTATGCTTGGAAGGTCTTAAAGAAATTATTGGATATACGCTTAAAGTCAAATATTGCCATCTATTTCATAAG CCTTGTCAAATATGTGCTGTTGGTGTATTGGAATGTATGCCTCTGGCAGCAGCTTATGGCCTCGACGAAGTGTATCGAAAATCTCTTCGTTGGGTTACGAGACATTTCGTACGAATATGGCCATGTAAAGCATTTGCGACGCTTCCGAAAGAACTTATGGCAAAATGTTATCATCAACATATTGTACATATG TCCACGGATAACGTGCTTCAAACTATGATGGATTGTGATAAGCTACTCGCAACTTTGCCAAATGTTCGTTGGGCTGAACCAGTGTTTAGAATGGTTTCAAACTTGCTGGAAACTTCAGTGAAGTTTCTGTCGGATAATTTCTCAGGAGTTCTGGGCAACGAAAACTTCCAATCTCTTGGTCGAGAGTTAACATGGAATATCAGTCGACTGGAGGATAATTTCTTAGCAGCTGCCGAACGTTTACCTCCTGAACAAGCATGTAAAAGTTAttcaaaattgaataaaatgttAACTTCAGCACAACAAGATGAGGTTCAAGACAAAATTAAGTGGGGACCTTTGTTTGttgattttttgaaaaaaattcaaagtcgagtAGAGAAATGCTTGGTTAGAGATGCGGCGCGAGCCGCTAGAACTACTACGTGGTTAAAGATGGACTTGGAGCTTCGACGCAGAATTCAAGAATTAGCTTGTCTTGTAATTTTACCTCACGAAACATCAAAACGTCAGTCAAGGCACTCTAACTTTATAAAA GAAACTAGGCCAGCATCGAGCCGCTCAACTATTACTAACAGAAGCTTGGATTTGAAGCGTGTGAAGATGGCTATATCTGAACATAATCATAAAACTCTAAAACAAATGGCAGTAgctcaacaacagcaacaacaacaacaacagccgAAGAAAGTTTTTAATAAACCAAAAAGCGATCCATTGGAACGTAAAATGCAAAATGATAAACAAGCCACTACAGATACAACAAATAGTAGGCCAAAATCATGGCCTAACAAATTAGAG GTAAAATCGAGATATTTGGAACCTCGGAACAAATCAGTCCCAAAAGAAACTACGCAACCAGTACATCAAGAAAAGGTCATGGTACAGCAACGACGAAAAATAATGATTTCATCTTCAGATTCATCTCGCACATCTAGTCCGGCAATGAAACGGGCTACCGACAAAAAACCATTAGCTAAGATAAAGTTACCTATAAAGAAAGATGTAAAGGCACTTTCTTCTGATAGTTTAACAGAGTCGAATGCCAGCAGAACTAATACGAAAAACGATTCGATCAGTAAAAGTTGCGGTATTACGCGTCCAGAATCTCCGTcttttaaacaaaaaaatacGGAGATAGGCTTATCTGTAGATTCTTTAGCAGAATCGAAGAACAAGCCAACAGTTGTAAAGAAGAAGGCTACTAAAATGGACACTTCGATGTCCACGGATAGTCTTATGACTGAAATAACAACAACGCCCAAATCAAACACATCAAATAAACTTTCACCGACTTTAGggaaaacaataaataaagcaCAATCTTATGATAAAACAGCGAAGAAGAGCTCACCACCGATGCAGCAAAAAAATCTGCTTACAGCGACAAGAAGACCACGAAGATCATTAGAGAGTTCGACCGCAGCTAGTAGAAGCCGGGCAGCTGCTATTAGTGCTTATCATTTGCGAAGAAATCTTCTAGACGCTGCAAAAACTCCAGATATTCCAAGTAAGTCATTAAATAACGTATCGTGTAAAACGGTAACCATGCGATCGATTACACAATCGACAGTTAATCATCCTAATATAAtgagagagaaaaaggaaggagTGACGACTCAACAAAGCTCCGAGAGCCCTAGCAAAAGATCTTCCCCTAAATCATGTGGCACTAGTAAGATAAATAAGCCTACGGTCACTAATAAAAGGACAACTACTACAAAGACCTCTTCTGATGAGAAAGTTAAAAATAAGTGCCATAATGGGGAAGTTCCAAAACAACCAACCGTAGGTTCTAGATCGGGAACGTTTTTAAAAGATGAGCCCACGATTCTTAAGAAGGCAGATATTAAATCTTCTCAAATTAACACTTAA